Genomic DNA from Peribacillus simplex:
TTAAAACACCGGTGTGTGCAGCGTTTTTAGTACCGACCCTGCTATGCCAGATGAATTTTTTGACTTGGACTTTCCCTGTGAATTGACGGACGATCCTATGAAATCCGATTATATGCTGAAGCATCTCCAGACTGTCTGCGAATTCGTTACGCAATTCTTCGGCTGTGATTTTTTTCTTTTCTTCCTTTTCGGTTTTTCCGTTTTCTTTATCTTCCTTTACTACTATAGCGGCAGAGTCAGCTTCCATTTTGATGACCGGAACCTTGAGTGTATAGTGAAAAAGCCCATACCAAGCTGATAATTTAATATGTATTAGGTCATCCGTTTGGATACGTTTGTAGTCGATGGACACTCTTACTTTAGTGAAAACAACAATCAGCAGCACCAAAATGAGGATACCTATAATCAACAAAAGCCACTTCATGCACCCACACCCCTTCAGCCTATCATTATCGGCATATGCAAAAAAAATAAACCTGCAAAAGCGAAAATCCCGCTCTTACAGATTTATGTATGGAAGAATCATCTTCTGATCAGCACAACGCCCGTGTCTGCAAAGACATCATGCAAAGCCTGTTTCTTCGGTAAAAGGCCTGCCAAGAGATAGCCAATCCAAGTAACTTTTGAAATATAGCGGCCAATCAGCTCCCTGAACAATATCGTCCCCCATGAAATGGTTTTTTTCTCTTCCTTCAATGCAACGACCTTCAGTCCAAAAATCATCTTGCCAAGGGTTTGGTTCAAGAATTTGGTCATCAAAACAAAGTATAAGAAGAATACGATCCCCGTTAAGAAGCCTTCTGCTGAAAACCAGAGATCATCTGTCCCTTCATAAAACTTGAAGATAGGATGAATCAAAATCCGGTTCAAACTTCCAATAACCAATAGATCGGCTAAATAGGCCCAAAACCTCATCCAAAAACCAGCAAAATGCACTTTCTTGACTCCGTCATCATCCACGGTCTTACTGGCTGGTGTAAATTCCTGCTGAACGGGAACCCCTGGATCTGCCATTAGATTGGATGAAGCGATTTGTTCATTGTTTTCATTTCTTTCCGTCATCCTTCAGCCCCCCTATTCCGCATACAAATACATTAAGCGTGGAGAATTTGAAGAGGAAAGGATTTTTGTCAAGACTGCCGTTTCCACATCATTTCCCAACATTTTTTGCGCACCCATACTGAATAATGAACCGAAACCAGCCTCATCTGTATAACGGATAACTTGAGCATCCTTTTTACCGATATCCGTTTTCATTGCGGCAATTACATCATCCAAATGGCCGAAATCATCGATTAGATGGTTTTCTTTAGCCTGACGCCCATCATAAATGCGGCCATCGGCAATTTCCCGTACTTCCTTCTCTGTCATACCGCGTCCGTCTGCAATGACTTTTACAAATTGATCATAAGAATTATTAATCATATTTTGCAGTATTTCACGTTCTTCACCAGTCATTTCCCGAGTTGGGCTCATAATATCCTTGTGTGGTCCGCTTTTGATGGTTTCGAACTCGACACCATACTTCTTGGCCAGCTTCTCGTAATTATACCCATGCATGATGACACCAAGTGAACCCGTCATCGTTTCTGGGCTAGCGTATATCTTATCGGCTGGTGCAGAAATATAATAACCGCCGGAAGCTGCCATTGATCCCATGGAAACATAGACAGGTTTTTTCACTTTCTTGATATCAAGGATCTTGTCATAAATCTCTGCACTTTCGACGACACCGCCGCCTGGAGAATTCACCCGAAGGATGATGCCTTTGATATCATCATTCTCCTCTGCCATCTTCAGCTTATCCATGAATGCGCGGTGATTATATGTTGCTGAACTAAGTAATGAGGCTTCCCCTGTATCTTGGATCGTGCCCTCTACATCAAATACGGCAATAACATTTGAGTAATCATCACCTTCTAT
This window encodes:
- a CDS encoding RDD family protein produces the protein MTERNENNEQIASSNLMADPGVPVQQEFTPASKTVDDDGVKKVHFAGFWMRFWAYLADLLVIGSLNRILIHPIFKFYEGTDDLWFSAEGFLTGIVFFLYFVLMTKFLNQTLGKMIFGLKVVALKEEKKTISWGTILFRELIGRYISKVTWIGYLLAGLLPKKQALHDVFADTGVVLIRR
- a CDS encoding DUF2953 domain-containing protein, which translates into the protein MKWLLLIIGILILVLLIVVFTKVRVSIDYKRIQTDDLIHIKLSAWYGLFHYTLKVPVIKMEADSAAIVVKEDKENGKTEKEEKKKITAEELRNEFADSLEMLQHIIGFHRIVRQFTGKVQVKKFIWHSRVGTKNAAHTGVLTGACWALKGSIIGLLTTYFNFRIMPSYSITPDFQRWQANTSISCILQFRIGQAMVTGIKLLRYWKGGKPHFKSRRLAKLSGDSNKQSF
- the sppA gene encoding signal peptide peptidase SppA, with amino-acid sequence MNGKRWAALGIAAVLFFVSIAVGAATTLVTADTENIIDELFASESAFYEEVIEGDDYSNVIAVFDVEGTIQDTGEASLLSSATYNHRAFMDKLKMAEENDDIKGIILRVNSPGGGVVESAEIYDKILDIKKVKKPVYVSMGSMAASGGYYISAPADKIYASPETMTGSLGVIMHGYNYEKLAKKYGVEFETIKSGPHKDIMSPTREMTGEEREILQNMINNSYDQFVKVIADGRGMTEKEVREIADGRIYDGRQAKENHLIDDFGHLDDVIAAMKTDIGKKDAQVIRYTDEAGFGSLFSMGAQKMLGNDVETAVLTKILSSSNSPRLMYLYAE